The Latilactobacillus sakei subsp. sakei DSM 20017 = JCM 1157 genome includes a window with the following:
- a CDS encoding CdaR family protein, with product MKNFIEGPWLYRILALFLSLLLFSYVNIDKINTTRQINNNNTQMLATRSETVKVPLQINADTDKYFITGYPQKVKVTLSGPNALITSAVNTLNFRVIGDLTKLGAGTHTVKLTQTGINKDIKVKIEPATIKVKIEHKLTKEFPVQVNVKEENLATGYSIGNPKISQDVVQVSGAKAAVNSVARVVATIDPDKGTKNDINEETLLQAVDRNGKTVNVLISPQTVNIKIAVQMNKKTVPLSLQKNR from the coding sequence ATGAAAAACTTTATAGAAGGGCCTTGGTTGTACCGGATATTAGCGCTTTTCTTATCGTTACTCCTTTTTAGCTACGTTAATATTGATAAAATTAATACCACGCGCCAAATTAATAATAACAACACACAAATGTTAGCGACACGCAGTGAAACCGTGAAGGTCCCGTTGCAAATTAATGCGGATACCGATAAATACTTTATTACCGGTTATCCTCAAAAAGTTAAAGTAACCTTATCAGGTCCTAATGCGTTGATTACATCTGCTGTTAATACGTTGAATTTTCGGGTGATTGGTGATTTAACGAAGCTAGGTGCTGGGACGCATACGGTTAAATTAACACAAACCGGGATTAACAAAGACATCAAAGTGAAGATTGAACCAGCTACAATCAAGGTTAAAATTGAACATAAATTGACTAAGGAATTCCCAGTACAAGTTAACGTCAAGGAAGAAAATTTGGCGACTGGCTATAGTATTGGCAATCCTAAGATTAGTCAAGATGTCGTGCAAGTCAGTGGTGCCAAGGCAGCTGTTAATTCAGTTGCACGAGTGGTAGCGACAATTGATCCTGATAAAGGGACCAAAAATGATATTAATGAAGAAACACTTCTACAAGCGGTTGATCGTAATGGTAAGACGGTGAATGTTTTAATTTCACCTCAAACGGTTAATATTAAAATTGCCGTTCAGATGAATAAAAAAACGGTCCCGTTGAGTCTACAAAAAAACCGGTGA
- a CDS encoding CdaR family protein, whose product MSSETEQVTVYGKKQTLATLTDLPVTIDMADITKDTTRTVTLTLPSGVYDSHPKQVKVNIKVTAPTGMTTSRTETTTQSSSESTTSMSQSQVQSSSSSTTSESQTTDNNQSSESSSSSDSSSSTANTNES is encoded by the coding sequence TTGAGTTCAGAAACTGAACAAGTAACCGTGTATGGGAAGAAACAAACCTTAGCGACTTTAACAGACTTACCGGTAACGATTGATATGGCGGATATCACTAAAGATACGACGCGTACGGTGACTTTGACGCTTCCAAGTGGCGTCTATGACAGTCATCCTAAACAGGTGAAGGTCAATATTAAGGTGACAGCACCAACTGGGATGACGACTAGTCGTACAGAAACAACGACGCAGTCTTCATCGGAGTCGACGACTTCAATGAGTCAAAGCCAAGTGCAAAGTAGTAGCAGTAGTACGACAAGTGAGAGCCAGACGACTGATAATAATCAAAGCAGTGAGTCAAGTAGCAGTAGTGACAGCTCAAGCAGTACAGCAAATACGAACGAATCATAA
- the glmM gene encoding phosphoglucosamine mutase, which yields MTKYFGTDGVRGVANLELSPEMAFKLGRAGGYVLTKHADKNQRPKVLVARDTRISGQMLEQSLISGLLSVGIEVLSLGVITTPAVAYLIKVQEASAGIMISASHNPAIYNGIKFFGADGYKLPDATEEEIEAILDAPEDTLPRPEGEGLGTVEEYPEGALKYTQFLEHTIPDDLEGLKVAVDGANGSTSGLISRVFADLETDFTTTATHPNGLNINDGVGSTHPENLVKKVLESGADMGLAFDGDGDRCIAVDELGNIIDGDKIMFILGHYLSEKGRLKQDTIVTTVMSNIGLYKAIEANGMKSAQTDVGDRHVVEEMREKGFNLGGEQSGHIIIFDYHNTGDGMLTGIQLMNVMKQTGKKLSELAAPVQTYPQKLVNLTVKDKDAWLTNDKIQAAIDTVEKEMNGDGRVLVRPSGTEPLLRVMCEAATEEKVNQYADQIAAVVQSEIGE from the coding sequence ATGACAAAATATTTTGGAACTGACGGTGTACGTGGCGTTGCTAATCTAGAATTAAGCCCAGAAATGGCATTTAAATTAGGTCGCGCTGGCGGCTACGTTTTAACAAAACATGCTGATAAAAACCAACGGCCTAAAGTGTTAGTTGCTCGCGATACACGGATTTCAGGACAAATGTTGGAACAATCTTTAATTTCTGGCTTATTGTCAGTCGGGATTGAAGTCCTATCATTAGGCGTCATCACAACGCCAGCGGTTGCTTATTTAATTAAGGTTCAAGAAGCAAGTGCCGGGATCATGATTTCTGCATCACATAACCCCGCTATTTATAATGGGATTAAATTCTTCGGAGCTGATGGTTATAAATTACCAGATGCCACTGAAGAAGAAATTGAAGCTATTTTAGATGCACCAGAAGATACATTACCACGTCCAGAAGGTGAAGGCCTTGGGACTGTTGAAGAATATCCAGAAGGTGCTTTGAAATATACACAATTCTTGGAACATACAATTCCTGATGATTTAGAAGGCTTAAAAGTGGCTGTTGATGGCGCTAACGGCTCAACAAGTGGTTTGATTAGCCGGGTCTTTGCTGATTTAGAAACTGATTTCACAACAACTGCTACTCATCCTAACGGTTTAAATATCAATGATGGTGTGGGTTCAACTCATCCTGAAAACCTTGTTAAAAAGGTTTTGGAATCAGGCGCTGATATGGGCTTAGCTTTTGATGGTGATGGCGATCGTTGTATCGCAGTCGATGAATTAGGGAACATTATTGATGGCGACAAGATCATGTTTATTTTGGGTCACTATCTTTCTGAAAAAGGTCGTTTGAAACAAGATACAATTGTCACAACAGTGATGAGTAACATTGGCTTGTATAAAGCAATTGAAGCTAATGGAATGAAATCTGCCCAAACAGACGTTGGTGATCGCCACGTCGTTGAAGAAATGCGCGAAAAAGGCTTTAACTTAGGTGGCGAACAATCTGGCCATATTATTATTTTTGATTACCATAACACTGGTGACGGGATGTTAACTGGGATTCAATTAATGAATGTCATGAAACAAACCGGTAAGAAGTTATCAGAATTGGCAGCCCCAGTTCAAACTTACCCACAAAAATTAGTTAACTTAACAGTTAAAGACAAGGATGCTTGGTTAACAAATGATAAGATCCAAGCCGCTATTGATACTGTTGAAAAAGAAATGAACGGTGATGGCCGCGTCTTGGTTCGTCCTAGTGGGACAGAACCACTATTACGTGTCATGTGTGAAGCCGCTACTGAAGAAAAGGTTAACCAATATGCGGACCAAATTGCCGCAGTCGTTCAATCTGAAATTGGTGAATAA
- the glmS gene encoding glutamine--fructose-6-phosphate transaminase (isomerizing), with protein sequence MCGIVGVIGKEDTTEILLNGLEKLAYRGYDSAGIYVNSQSGRDYLVKEPGKISVLKAAVGPEVQGTIGVGHTRWATHGVASQANAHPHVSEDGRFYLVHNGVLTNYAELRATYLSQVNFASETDTEVAVQLIAYLAKTEQLSAKEAFRKALTLIEGSYAFVMIDRNDPETLYVAKNKSPLLIGVGADFNVVCSDALAMLNETKDFIEIHDREMVTLKKDKVEIEDLDGTFIHRDSYHVDMDASAAGKGTYPHYMLKEVDEQPAVMRRLLTEYVDDAGQMKIDPAILKAIDDADRIYIVAAGTSYHAGLIGQSLFEKLAEKPVEVHVASEFGYHMPILSKKPFFIFLTQSGETADSRQVLVQTNRLGYPSLTITNSQGSTLSREANYTLLLHAGPEIAVASTKAYTAQIAVELFLAVALGRHTAIKAAQDFDVNHELALVATGMETLLSEKQAIEDFTTMYLKTTRNAFYIGRGEDYALSLEAALKLKEISYIQAEGFAAGELKHGTIALIEDGTPVMAFLTDAKTIDHTRGNLQEVRARGAKTLTIVSEDHAQAGDQVILPNVNPLLAPLLGIIPGQLIAYYASLQRGYDVDQPRNLAKSVTVE encoded by the coding sequence ATGTGTGGAATTGTCGGTGTGATTGGTAAAGAAGATACGACTGAAATTTTATTAAATGGTTTAGAAAAATTAGCTTATCGGGGTTATGATTCAGCTGGGATTTATGTTAATAGTCAAAGTGGTCGCGATTATTTGGTTAAAGAACCAGGTAAAATTAGTGTTTTAAAAGCCGCAGTTGGTCCTGAAGTACAGGGTACAATTGGTGTTGGTCATACACGTTGGGCAACGCATGGTGTTGCAAGTCAAGCCAATGCTCACCCACACGTTTCAGAAGATGGCCGTTTTTACTTGGTCCACAACGGCGTTTTAACAAACTACGCTGAATTACGTGCAACTTATTTAAGCCAAGTCAACTTTGCAAGTGAAACAGATACTGAAGTGGCAGTTCAATTAATCGCTTATTTAGCTAAGACAGAACAACTATCAGCTAAGGAAGCTTTCCGCAAGGCCCTAACCTTGATTGAAGGCTCATACGCCTTTGTCATGATTGATCGGAACGATCCGGAGACGTTATACGTGGCTAAGAATAAGTCACCATTATTAATTGGTGTCGGTGCTGATTTCAACGTTGTTTGTTCAGATGCTTTAGCGATGTTAAACGAAACCAAAGACTTTATTGAAATTCACGACCGCGAAATGGTCACTCTTAAAAAGGACAAGGTTGAAATTGAAGATTTAGACGGGACTTTCATTCACCGTGATAGCTACCATGTTGACATGGATGCCAGTGCAGCCGGCAAGGGGACTTACCCCCATTACATGTTAAAAGAAGTTGACGAACAACCCGCAGTAATGCGCCGTTTGTTAACCGAATATGTGGATGACGCTGGTCAAATGAAAATCGATCCAGCAATTCTTAAGGCAATTGATGACGCAGACCGGATTTACATTGTGGCAGCCGGGACAAGTTACCACGCCGGTTTAATTGGTCAATCATTATTTGAAAAATTAGCGGAAAAACCAGTGGAAGTTCATGTGGCGAGTGAATTTGGCTATCACATGCCAATTCTATCGAAGAAACCATTCTTCATTTTCCTAACACAAAGTGGTGAAACAGCTGATAGTCGTCAAGTATTGGTGCAAACGAATAGATTAGGTTATCCAAGTTTAACAATTACTAATAGCCAAGGGTCAACCCTTTCACGAGAAGCCAATTATACATTGTTGCTTCATGCGGGTCCTGAAATTGCGGTCGCTTCAACGAAGGCTTATACAGCTCAAATTGCAGTTGAATTATTCTTAGCAGTAGCACTTGGTCGCCATACCGCTATCAAGGCCGCCCAAGATTTCGACGTTAATCATGAGTTGGCTTTAGTCGCAACTGGCATGGAAACTTTATTGAGTGAAAAACAAGCGATTGAAGATTTCACAACGATGTACTTGAAGACAACGCGCAATGCCTTTTACATCGGCCGTGGCGAAGATTATGCTTTGAGTTTAGAAGCTGCCTTGAAGTTGAAGGAAATTTCATATATTCAAGCAGAAGGCTTTGCTGCCGGTGAATTGAAACATGGGACGATTGCCTTGATTGAAGATGGCACACCAGTGATGGCCTTCTTAACAGATGCTAAGACGATCGATCATACGCGGGGCAACTTGCAAGAAGTTCGCGCACGTGGCGCTAAGACGTTAACGATTGTCAGCGAAGATCACGCACAAGCTGGCGACCAAGTCATCTTACCAAATGTTAATCCATTACTAGCACCATTATTAGGGATCATCCCAGGACAACTGATTGCTTATTATGCAAGTCTTCAAAGAGGCTACGACGTTGACCAACCAAGAAACCTAGCAAAAAGTGTTACAGTAGAATAA
- a CDS encoding TIGR01440 family protein has product MSINLNQIKQDLTQITNDVLTAANLSRGDIFVLGCSTSEVVGGHIGKASSREVGATIIETLLGILKPLDIQLAVQGCEHINRSLVMERSVAEAHDFEIVSVVPAMHAGGACSVAAFEQYSDPVEVEHIVAHAGLDIGDTAIGMHVKFVQVPVRPSLDTLGAAHVTALRSRPKYVGGPRATYDI; this is encoded by the coding sequence ATGTCAATTAATCTCAATCAAATTAAACAGGATTTAACCCAAATTACCAACGACGTCTTAACAGCCGCCAATCTAAGCCGCGGCGATATCTTCGTGCTCGGTTGTTCAACGAGTGAAGTCGTTGGCGGTCACATTGGCAAAGCCTCTAGCCGCGAAGTCGGCGCAACGATTATCGAAACCCTTTTAGGCATTCTCAAGCCACTCGATATCCAATTAGCTGTTCAAGGTTGTGAACACATCAATCGTAGTTTAGTAATGGAACGTTCCGTCGCTGAGGCACACGATTTTGAAATTGTCTCAGTCGTTCCTGCAATGCACGCTGGTGGGGCTTGTTCCGTCGCTGCTTTTGAACAATATAGCGACCCCGTTGAGGTGGAACATATCGTCGCCCATGCCGGCCTTGATATTGGGGATACGGCCATTGGCATGCACGTGAAGTTTGTGCAAGTTCCCGTTCGTCCTAGTCTCGATACATTAGGTGCTGCACACGTGACAGCACTCCGATCACGACCAAAATACGTCGGTGGCCCACGCGCTACTTATGACATTTAA
- a CDS encoding ECF transporter S component, which yields MNFKQRQIPVIAILTALTVSLSMLFIIPVPATKGFVTLCEVGIYTTAIILKNPGGLAVGALSGLLIDLLSGYPEWCLFSLLIHGTQGFVVAYLTRNDERPRRLFMPLLCGSVIMVVGYCLATSWLFGWAAGIASIFSNIVQNGFGILVTVPLVKQLYRVRPQLFSE from the coding sequence ATGAATTTTAAGCAGCGTCAAATACCCGTTATTGCGATTCTAACGGCCCTCACCGTTTCTTTATCTATGTTATTCATCATTCCCGTCCCAGCAACTAAAGGTTTTGTCACGCTCTGTGAAGTGGGTATTTACACCACGGCAATTATTTTAAAGAATCCGGGTGGTTTAGCAGTTGGTGCGTTGAGCGGTTTACTAATCGATTTATTGTCAGGTTATCCGGAATGGTGCTTGTTCTCCCTTTTAATTCATGGGACCCAAGGCTTTGTTGTGGCGTACCTCACCCGCAATGATGAACGGCCCAGACGCTTATTCATGCCACTGCTATGCGGGAGCGTCATCATGGTCGTTGGTTATTGTTTAGCCACGAGCTGGCTTTTCGGTTGGGCCGCAGGAATCGCCTCTATTTTTAGTAATATCGTCCAAAATGGCTTTGGTATTTTAGTCACAGTTCCCCTGGTCAAACAACTTTACCGGGTTCGTCCCCAACTTTTTAGTGAATAG
- the thiD gene encoding bifunctional hydroxymethylpyrimidine kinase/phosphomethylpyrimidine kinase encodes MSNILTIAGSDTLGGGGLQADLKTFEAFGHFGVSAVTCLATVMPDQTFQIQNIETETVLAQIEAILHYVPLTTIKIGLINDATTLEKIGHLLQKQPHLQIITDPVLAFKETTDKLQQHYLDSLKEFLLPQSLVVTPNLVEAQILSGLPQIQTRAELEQAATIIQSLGPQHVVIKGGQRFPGDDAIDLLHSGTTNHYLSAPRLTSATRNGAGCTLSAAITAEIASGHAVYPAVKAAKQFVYHGIQNGIQLRHGFGNVRQGGSYEF; translated from the coding sequence ATGTCAAACATTCTAACTATTGCTGGTTCTGATACATTGGGTGGCGGTGGCTTGCAGGCGGATTTGAAAACCTTCGAAGCCTTTGGTCACTTCGGTGTCAGTGCTGTGACCTGCCTCGCAACGGTCATGCCGGATCAAACTTTTCAAATTCAGAATATCGAAACCGAAACGGTATTAGCCCAGATTGAAGCCATTTTGCATTACGTGCCACTAACGACTATCAAAATTGGCTTAATCAACGATGCCACGACACTTGAAAAAATTGGTCATCTTTTACAAAAACAACCGCATTTGCAAATCATCACGGATCCGGTCTTGGCCTTCAAAGAAACCACTGATAAGCTGCAACAACACTATCTAGATAGTCTGAAGGAATTCTTATTGCCGCAATCCCTAGTCGTAACCCCTAATCTAGTTGAAGCCCAAATACTAAGTGGCTTGCCCCAGATTCAGACACGGGCAGAACTGGAACAAGCCGCAACCATTATCCAATCTCTCGGGCCACAACACGTCGTTATCAAGGGTGGACAACGTTTCCCTGGTGATGACGCCATCGATTTGTTGCATAGTGGCACAACTAACCACTACCTCAGCGCACCACGCTTAACTAGCGCAACCCGCAACGGTGCTGGTTGTACCCTATCAGCCGCCATTACGGCTGAAATTGCAAGCGGTCATGCCGTTTATCCCGCAGTTAAAGCGGCTAAACAATTCGTCTATCACGGGATTCAAAATGGGATTCAACTGCGCCATGGCTTCGGTAATGTGCGCCAAGGAGGCTCATATGAATTTTAA
- a CDS encoding aminotransferase-like domain-containing protein, with product MIDWARYLPAQKPKYLAIKKMVINLLEQGLLSPGEQLPAERWLATQLTVNRSTVTRAFDELTTDGILVRRVGSGTFVSQQAGEQQAQRRVNWHTYLTSQPFQVGQAKRLALQQLIAQQPADLIDVYSSDLPADLMPQFQFPPLTWQDFNQAQEAETRLGYAPLLTAINRLNQENQKLVLPEGQLLLTAGAQQSLFLVLQGLLVPGDAVAVESPSFFHEATLFEATGIRSFGAPLDAEGIQLAALEQLIVKHRIKLVILNPNYQNPTGQVMSLERRQAVIRLCQTYQVPIVEDDVFGWLRFETTPALPTLKQLDPENVIYMSSLSKIMGASTRIGWVAATPQVIDQLVRVQREMDLVPSIMSQVMAALAIQEPHFQTQLVTLRQQLQTRAQQTQQFLARALPDWQFSVAQGGFYIWGTRAVKPYALAPFVASHVALAPGTLFGAHQAAFRINFARLNTSQLTALAQRLQQLLNEED from the coding sequence TTGATAGATTGGGCACGTTATTTACCAGCACAGAAACCAAAATATTTAGCGATTAAAAAAATGGTGATTAATCTGTTAGAGCAGGGGTTATTATCGCCAGGCGAACAATTACCGGCAGAACGGTGGTTAGCAACACAATTAACAGTGAATCGCTCGACTGTGACGCGAGCGTTTGATGAGCTGACAACAGATGGTATATTGGTGCGGCGTGTTGGTAGTGGGACTTTCGTCAGTCAACAGGCTGGTGAACAACAAGCACAGCGGCGCGTTAATTGGCATACGTATTTAACGTCGCAACCTTTTCAAGTTGGGCAGGCTAAGCGTCTAGCACTGCAACAATTAATTGCACAGCAACCCGCCGATTTAATCGATGTTTATTCGAGCGACTTACCAGCTGATTTGATGCCGCAATTCCAATTTCCACCGTTAACGTGGCAAGATTTTAACCAAGCTCAAGAAGCAGAAACACGACTTGGTTATGCCCCATTGTTAACGGCGATTAACCGCTTGAATCAGGAGAATCAAAAATTGGTGCTCCCTGAAGGGCAACTTTTACTGACAGCGGGTGCGCAACAATCGCTCTTTCTAGTATTACAGGGTTTATTGGTACCGGGGGATGCAGTGGCGGTTGAATCGCCATCGTTTTTCCATGAAGCAACCTTATTTGAGGCAACGGGGATTCGCTCGTTTGGTGCACCGCTCGATGCAGAAGGCATTCAATTGGCTGCGCTGGAGCAGCTGATTGTAAAGCATCGCATTAAATTAGTCATTCTCAATCCAAATTATCAAAATCCGACGGGTCAAGTCATGAGCTTAGAACGACGACAGGCGGTTATTCGGCTTTGCCAGACTTATCAAGTGCCGATTGTTGAAGATGATGTTTTTGGTTGGTTACGCTTTGAAACGACGCCAGCCTTGCCAACGCTCAAGCAACTTGATCCTGAAAATGTGATTTATATGAGTTCTTTGTCCAAGATCATGGGTGCCAGCACCCGAATTGGGTGGGTCGCCGCAACGCCGCAAGTGATTGACCAATTGGTGCGTGTTCAGCGGGAAATGGATTTGGTTCCGAGTATTATGTCGCAAGTGATGGCGGCCTTGGCAATTCAGGAGCCGCATTTTCAAACGCAATTAGTCACGTTGCGTCAACAACTACAGACAAGGGCACAGCAGACGCAACAGTTTTTGGCGCGTGCATTACCTGACTGGCAGTTCAGTGTGGCCCAAGGTGGTTTTTATATTTGGGGGACACGAGCAGTTAAACCGTATGCACTAGCACCATTTGTTGCGTCGCATGTGGCACTAGCACCAGGCACATTATTTGGTGCGCACCAGGCTGCTTTTCGAATTAATTTTGCGCGTCTCAATACGTCTCAACTAACGGCATTGGCGCAGCGATTACAACAACTTTTAAATGAGGAGGACTGA
- a CDS encoding DUF554 domain-containing protein produces the protein MPTGVIINSLSVLFGGIIGGLLGDKLSARFKTEITLIFGVCSMGMGINAIVVMRNMPAVILAIVLGTGIGLAVHFGHWIDRGAILMEKPISKLFPVRKTTLTDAEFISALVTVIVLFCAGGTGIYGTLDAGMTGNSTILISKSVLDFFTAAIFACNLGYVVSAIAIPQFIIFYIIFLLAKLIFPLTTPTMIADFKACGGFLMLATGFRMVKIKEFPIADMIPAMILVMPLSWLWTTVIMPLLS, from the coding sequence ATGCCAACTGGCGTCATTATTAATTCATTATCCGTCTTATTCGGCGGTATTATCGGTGGTTTATTGGGTGATAAACTATCCGCTAGATTCAAAACAGAGATCACTTTAATCTTCGGCGTTTGTTCAATGGGAATGGGCATCAACGCAATTGTCGTCATGCGAAATATGCCGGCCGTTATCCTCGCAATTGTCTTAGGGACTGGCATTGGACTAGCCGTTCATTTCGGTCACTGGATTGATCGTGGCGCCATCTTAATGGAAAAGCCCATTTCAAAACTATTTCCAGTTCGTAAAACAACTTTGACAGATGCTGAATTTATTTCAGCCCTCGTAACCGTCATCGTTTTATTTTGTGCAGGCGGCACCGGTATCTATGGTACGCTCGATGCCGGTATGACTGGTAATAGCACCATCCTTATTTCCAAATCAGTGCTCGATTTCTTCACCGCAGCGATTTTTGCTTGCAACTTAGGGTATGTCGTTTCAGCCATTGCCATTCCGCAATTTATCATCTTCTATATTATTTTCTTACTCGCTAAATTAATTTTCCCATTAACCACACCTACCATGATTGCCGATTTCAAAGCCTGTGGTGGCTTTTTAATGCTCGCAACTGGTTTCCGAATGGTTAAAATTAAAGAGTTTCCCATTGCGGATATGATCCCGGCAATGATCCTCGTCATGCCACTTAGCTGGCTATGGACCACGGTGATCATGCCGCTGTTATCGTAA